In the genome of Hydrogenophaga sp. PBL-H3, the window GGATTCCAGTCAACCTACAGGCCCCATCTCCTTCCGCCTCGAACTGGCACGCATGCGATTCCGATTTCGATTTTTCGTCATATCACTCGCATTGCTGGCATTCGGGTTCGTGCCGCCCCCGACAGCAGCAGCAACGGAGCAAGACGGACAGGCAGGCGAACGTCGGGTGGACGCGTCTCAAGCCCGGGTGTCCCTGACACCGTCGGCGTCCATGGTCATGGATGCGAAGGCCAACCTCACCGTTGACGAGGTCCTGGCGCTGGCCCGCAACGGCTTGGCAAAGAAGCTGGACCAAGGTGTGTTCAGCCCGGGTTACAGCTCGGCAGCCTACTGGTTTGTTGTTTCACTGGAGAACGGCGGAAGCCAACCGCTGGAACGTTTGCTGGTGTTCAACCCCATTTGGCTGGACGACCTCCAGGCCACCCTGGTCGCGTCCAACGGCGCTGCGCAGAGCGCGGCAGGCGGCGACAGCGTCCCGTTTTCGCAGCGCGCCGAGGCATTTCGCAGGGTCAATTTCTCCCTGACGGTGCCGCCGGGTGGCGCCACGCTGGTCGTGCGCGCAGCGACCAGCGACCCATTCTTCATCGGCATGGAATTGCTGGACCGCGATGCCTTCGAGCGGCTGGCCGCTTCCGAGGCCTTGTACTTCGGCCTCCTCTACGGCGGCCTGCTGTCGTTGCTCTTGTTCAACCTGATGCTGTTTCTCACTTCGCGCGAGAAAACCTACCTCGCCTACTGCGTCTGGCTGGCAGCCTTTCTGGTCATGCACGCCACCTACAACGGGCATACCTTCCGCTGGGTGATGCCGGAGTCTCCACAGCTGTACGCATGGTTCTCATCCATCGTCATTTATGTGTACAGCTTTTTCGGCCTGGTCTTTGCCCTCGTCTTTCTCGATCTCAAGAACAAGCTTCCCGCGGCCCATGTTTGGACGCTGCGCCTTCTGGCTGTCCTGGTGCTGTCGTTCTTCGTGACCATGCTGGGCGGCTACCGGGCGCATGTCATCAGCGCGATTGCCTGGGTGGTCATCTTCGGGCTGGGTGCATTCACCCTGGGGTGGTTGTCCCTGCAGCGGCGCAACAAGGCGGCAGCGCTCTATCTGTGCGCCTCCACAGCCGGGCTCGTGGGTTCCACCTTCACCGCATTGACCGTGATGTCCGTGCTTCCCTTTTCGGAATGGACCTTCAGAGCGGTTGACATCGGCATCCTGATCGACGCCATCATGCTGTCGCTGGCTTTGTCTGCCCGCATCGCGCAGGTGCAGCGGCTCGAACGACTGCGGCGGTTCTTCTCCCCGGCGGTGGCGGACAAACTGCTGTCGGCCACCAGCGAGGAGCTGTACCAGCCACGCCACCGTGAAATCGTCGTCCTGTTCCTGGATTTGCGGGGCTACACCGCATTCACCGTGAAGCATGGCGCCGAAGAAGTCATGCGCATTCTGGGCGAGTTCCACGCGGCCATGGGCAAACTGGTGATTGAGCATGAAGCCACGCTGGAGCGGTTTGCCGGCGACGGGATGATGATCTTCTTCAACGACCCGGTGGAAGTTTCCGACCCAGCCAAAAGAGCGGTCGTCATGGCCATGCAAATGCAGGCCGATTTCTCGAGGCTCAACGAAATCTGGGGGCAACGCGGGTACAGCCTGGCCATGGGCATCGGCATTGCGCAGGGCATGGCCACCATTGGCGCCATCGGCTTCGAGGGTCGGCGCGACTATGCGGCCATCGGGAATGTGACCAATCTGGCCGCCCGTTTGTGCGCAGACGCGCATGCCGGCCAGATCCTCGTATCAAGCGTTGTGGCTCGCGAGATCGAGGATGAGATGCCTGTCACGAGCGTCGGTGCGTTGAGCCTGAAAGGGTTTTCCGAGCCGGTCCCTTGCTATGAGGTGCCACAGCCCTCGCGCAACCCTGCGGCGCAGGCGAGCGGGTCAAGCCCGCAGTCGATGCCAGACCTCCACGTTGAAGGATGCTGAAATTGAAAAACACGCTCTGGAACCAGCCTGAACTGGCAGCCGACCACTTTCTGTACCACCGCAAGGGTCCTTGGCCCCAGCCCAGTCCGACGTACCCGATGGAGCAGGCCCCCGAGATCCTGAACGTCCCGCCGGAAGAAACCTTGCTCTGGAACCAGGCGATCGGTTCGCGCTACTTCAAGACCCTGACGTTCTACCCCGGTGGGGCGGCGGCCAACGCGGTGGCGGGCAGTCAGCTGCCCATACCTTCGGATGCCGAGTTCGTCCGCATGATGACCAACTCGGTGTTTGTGCGGTCCTTGAGAAACACGGAGGGCAACACCTGGGTGGCGGATTTCGCCCCCATGCGCCTCATCGAGGACGACACGCTGCCGGGCACCTATGCCCGACAGGTCAATGCCATCTTCAAGCGCAACGGCGACCAGTTTTCCTGTTCCCATATCGAGGTCACCGTCCCGGCCCAGATGGTCTTGACCGTAACCCCTGCCGATCCGGCCTGGAACCTGGCCAAGGCTTACGCCCTGCAAGCGGCCTCCTACATCGGCCTGTTCGTGGGGCATCCAGCCTTGCATTTCCCCATGGACTCGGTCAACGCCGTCACCAAGACGGCGGTGCCGCGCAACCACCCGCTGTTCCAGCTGCTGTTTCCTCACAGCACCTACGCGCTGGCCGTGGACAACGCGGTGCTCGAGACCGACGACGGCATCCTCAGCAGCGATCCACCCGGCACCTGGTTCGACCCGCTCACCGCCACGGGCCTGGTGATCAAGCGCCTGTTCGGTGCGGGCTATGCCGGCTACGATGGGCATGCGGGGTGGTACCCGAAATACAACTACATGAAGCCGTGGATGGACGACAGCGTCGACTACGGGCATTGCCTGAGCTTGTACTTCCAGCCGTTTCTGACCTTCTGCACGGTGGTGGCCCGGGAGATCCTCAAGGCCAGCCCGAACGACCCTTATGTCGAGCGCTGGGCGAACTACCTCAGCGCCCAGCTCCACGGCTTTCCCGACGGGAAAGCCATCTTCGAGGGCGATACCCTGGCCAGGGCCATGGCCGTCTACCTGTGGGACGTGACGGTGGCCCACGCCGCCGACCACTACAGTTTTTACAACGACATCACGAGCCCGCAACCCGGACCCGCCGGCACCCGGCTGGCGGCCTGGAAGTTTTTGCGTTTGCGGGTTCCGCCACCCACGAAAAAAACAGACGGTGCCGATGTGAAACTCGTGGGGGACGTGTGCCACCCCGATGACCTGTACCGGGCCGAAATGGCGCAGGAGATGTTCTTCAAGAGCGTGACCCTCTGGCCCAACCTGGTGGACACCGCCTACGCCTTCACCTCGCCCACCCTGCTGGTCGCCCAGAAAGACTTCCACGACAAATTGAGGGAGGTCAGCCGAACTGTGGCGTCCGTGATGCCCAACTTCATGCCGCTGGAACCAGCGGACCCCAAGAAGTACACACCCGAGGAATATTCGGTCACCATCTCGGCCAGCATCCAGTACTAGCCGGGTCCGGACGGGCCGGGCACCCGCCGGATAAGCGCCTATTGGCTGACGACGCCATCAGCATCCAGCGCAGGCGGGCGCAGCAGGTCTTCGTCGATGCCCATGACCGCGCTCGCGCGTTCGACCGCCCGCCACAGCAGCGGCGGCATCTTCAAGATCTCGTCGGGCGAATCGGCCTGTGCAATCCAGTTGCTGATTTGCTGGTGCTCGTCGGGGGTCAGCAATGCCAGGTTCAGCATCTCGTCGATTGTTTTCATGGCGGCGTCTCGCAAGTCTTGGTCAATGGCGCCGATGCTGTCACACATCCGTTGCGCCGGCTCTCAGTCCAACCCCTCAACCCCACGCTTCACCGCAGCCCCGCCTTGCGCAGCCGGTAGCTGAACTGCCGCAGCGTGAGCCCCAGGCTTTGGGCGGCCTGGGTCTGGTTGCCATGGTGGCGCAGCAGGGCGTCTTTCAAGGTCTGCGTGCTGTGTGAACGGGCGCTCTGGTATTCGCGCACGTTGCCGGCGGGCAGGGGCAGGCCCGGCGGCGGTTCCGTGGCGGGCAGCGGCGTCAAGGACTCGGGCATGAAGCGCTCCAGCGCCACGGCGGTCACGCGGGTGTGGTCGGTCAGCAGCACCAGGCGCTCGATGAGGTTGCCGAGTTCGCGGATGTTGCCGGGCCAGCTGTGCGCCTCCAGCCGCGCCATGGCCTCGGGCGCCAGGTGCACGTTGCGCTCGTGCGCCTGGTTGGCGCGGTTCACAAAATGCAGCGCGAGCGCGCGGATGTCTTCGCGCCGCTCGCGCAGGCTGGGCAGGCGGATCGGGATCACATTGAGCCGGTAATACAGGTCTTGCCGGAAATGCCCGGCCTGCACCTCGCGCGCGAGATCGCGGTTGGTTGCGGCCACCAGGCGCACATTCACCTTCAGCTCGCGCGTGCCGCCCAGGCGCACCAGCGTGCCTTCTTGCAGGGTGCGCAGCAGCTTGCTTTGCATGGCCAGCGGCAGCTCGCCGATCTCGTCCAGAAAAATGGTGCCGCCGTTAGCCTGCTCAAACCAACCCGGGCGCGCGGTGTTGGCGCCGGTGAAGGCGCCGCGCTCGTAGCCGAACAGTTCGGATTCGAACAACGTCTCGGGAATCGCCGAGCAGTTCACCTTGATGAAGGGCTGGTCGTGCCGGCCGCTGGCCAGGTGCACGGCGCGGGCAAACAGCTCCTTGCCGGTGCCCGACTCGCCCAGCAACAACACCGTGGCTTGCGACTGCGATACGCGCTCCAGCTCGCCCAGCGCCTGCAGCAGCGCGGGCGAGCGGCCAATGAGCCCATAGCGCGCGGTGCTGGTGTCCAGCGCGCGGGCCAGGGCGGCGTTGCGCTCTTCGAGCTGGCGGGTTTCTTCGGCCACCAACTGTTCCAGCTGCAGCAGCTGGCCGGCCAGCGTGGCCAGGATGCGCAGCACCGCCAGGTCGTCGTTCAAATGGCGCTGGCGGCTGCGGATGCGGTGGCAGGCCAGCACGCCGATGGTGGCGCCGTTCACCTCGATGGGCAGCGCGATGAAGGCCACGGTCTGCGGCGGCAGCTGGCTGCGCGGTACGCAGCGGAACAGAAACAGCGGTTCGGCGTCCACGTCTTGCACGATGGCGGGCAGGCCCGTTTGCAGCACCCGCCCGGTGATGCCCTCGCCCCAGCGGTACACGCCGCTGGCCACCTGGCCAGCCGTGAGGCCGTAGGCGTGGCGGATGGAGGCCGTGCGGGCCTGCCCGGGGTGGCCTTGGTCGGCCAGCACCATGCGCCCGCGGTTCAGGCCGAGCAGCTCGCTCATCAGGTGCAGCATCTCGCGCAACACAAAGGCCGGCGCCAGGCTGCGGCCCACCAGCTTCATCACCTCGCGCATCAGCAGCAGCTCCTGGGCGTGCCAGTCGGTGCCGGTGTGGTCGGGGTCGGTGCGGTGGGGCATGGGGAGGGTCAAGCAAGCATCGCACCAGATCGCCTGTTGAGCGCCGCACCAGAGACCCGTTCGCCCTGAGCCTGTCGAAGGGCTCACGCGGAGCTGGCATGCAGGGCTTCGACAGGCTCAGCCCGAACGGGTGTTGGCCTGCCGCGAGGCCTGGCGCGTTAAAATCGTGGCCTCTCAAGGAGCGTTGCAGCGCCGGCGGACTTTCACGGTCCCCACCGTGCGTCAGGCTTGGGTGGGCACGAACAGGCCCAAAACGACGCTCACCACAGTCTGTTGTCCCCACACTGCCTTGGTGAGTCTCATGTCCTCCGTCTCCACTTCCCTGTCCTCCTCTTCCGTTTCCGTGCCGCCCATGCTGCTCTCCGGCCTGGAGCCGCTGCGCATTGGTTCGGACAGCCTGTTTGTGAACGTCGGCGAGCGCACCAACGTCACCGGCTCCAAGGCTTTCGCCCGCATGATCCTGAACGGCGAGTACGAGCAGGCGCTGGCCGTGGCGCGGCAGCAGGTGGAAAACGGCGCGCAGATCATCGACGTGAACATGGACGAGGCCATGCTGGACAGCAAGGCCGCCATGGTGAAGTTCCTCAACCTGATTGCCGGCGAGCCCGACATCGCGCGCGTGCCGGTGATGGTGGACAGCTCCAAGTGGGACGTCATCGAGGCCGGCCTGCGCTGCGTGCAGGGCAAGGGCGTGGTGAACTCCATCAGCATGAAAGAGGGCGTGGACGAGTTCAAGCGCCAGGCGCGGCTGGTCAAGCGCTACGGCGCCGCCGCCGTGGTGATGGCGTTCGACGAAAAGGGCCAGGCCGACACCTACGCGCGCAAGGTCGAGATCTGCGAACGGGCCTACCGCATCCTGGTGGACGAGGTGGGCTTTCCGCCGGAAGACATCATCTTCGACCCCAACATCTTTGCCATTGCCACAGGCATCGAGGAACACAACAACTACGCGGTCGACTTCATCAACGCCACGCGCTGGATCAAGCAGCACCTGCCGGGTGCCAAGGTGAGCGGTGGTGTGTCCAACGTGTCGTTCAGCTTCCGCGGCAACGACCCGGTGCGCGAGGCCATCCACACCGTGTTCCTGTACCACGCCATCCAGGCCGGCATGGACATGGGCATCGTCAACGCCGGCATGGTGGGTGTGTACGACGAGCTCGAACCCGAGCTGCGCGAGCGCGTGGAAGACGTGGTGCTGAACCGCCGGGCCGACGCTGGCGAACGCCTGGTGGAGGTGGCGGAAAACGCCAAGGGTGCGGCCAAGGACGACAGCAAGAAAAACGAGTGGCGCGCGCTGCCGATCCGCGAGCGCCTGAGCCATGCGCTGGTCCGTGGCATGAACGACTTCATCAGCGAGGACACCGAAGAGATGTGGCGCGAGATCGAGGCCGGTGGCGGCCGCCCGCTCAACGTGATCGAAGGCCCGCTCATGGACGGCATGAACGTGGTGGGCGACCTGTTTGGCCAGGGCAAGATGTTTTTGCCGCAGGTGGTGAAAAGCGCGCGCGTGATGAAGCAGGCGGTGGCGCACCTGCTGCCCTACATCGAGGCCGAGAAGCTGGCCCTGCAGGCCTCGGGCGCGGACGTGAAGCCCAAGGGCAAGATCGTGATCGCCACGGTGAAGGGCGACGTGCACGACATCGGCAAGAACATCGTCACCGTGGTGCTCCAGTGCAACAACTACGAGGTGGTGAACATGGGCGTGATGGTGCCCTGCCACGAGATCCTGGCCATGGCCAAGGCCGAGGGTGCCGACATCGTGGGCCTGTCGGGCCTGATCACGCCCAGCCTGGAAGAGATGCAGTACGTGGCCGGCGAGATGGAGAAGGACGCGCACTTCCGCGAGAAGCAGATCCCGCTGCTGATCGGCGGCGCCACCTGCAGCCGGGTGCACACCGCCGTGAAGATCGCGCCGCACTACAGCGGCCCCGTGGTCTATGTGCCTGATGCTTCGCGCAGCGTGGGCGTGGCGCAGGGCTTGTTGTCGGACCAGGCGGCGCAGTACATCGCCGAGCTCAACGCCGACTACGACAAGGTGCGCACCCAGCACGCCAACAAGAAGCAGGTGCCGCTGTGGCCGCTGGCCAAGGCGCGCGCCAACAAGACCCCCATCGACTGGCGCAACTTCGAGCCGAAGAAGCCACGCTTCATCGGCAAGCGTGTGTTCAAGAACTTCGATCTGAACGAGATCGTGAAGTACATCGACTGGGCGCCCTTCTTCCAGACCTGGGACCTCGCCGGCCCCTTCCCCGACATCCTGAAAGACGAGGTGGTGGGCGAAGAAGCACGGCGCGTGTTCAGCGACGGCAAGCGCATGCTGCAGCGTCTGATTGAAGGCCGCTGGCTCAGCGCCAGCGCGGTGGTGGGCCTGTACCCGGCCAACAGCGTGAATGACGACGACATCGAGCTCTACACCGACGAGAGCCGCCGCGAGGTGGCGCTCACCTGGCACGGCCTGCGCCAGCAGGCGGAGCGCTTCGAGGTGGACGGCGTGATGCGGCCCAGCCGCTGTCTCGCCGACTTCGTGGCGCCCAAGGGTGTGGCCGACGACTACGTGGGCGTGTTCGCCGTTACCGCCGGCCTGGGCGTGGAGAAGAAGGAAAAGCAGTTCATCGACGACCACGACGACTACTCCGCCATCATGCTCAAGGCCCTGGCCGATCGCATGGCCGAGGGCCTGGCCGAGTGCATGCACCACCGGGTGCGCACCGACCTCTGGGGCTACGCGGCCGACGAGGCGCTGAGCAACGACGAGTTGATCAAGGAGAAGTACCAGGGCATCCGTCCGGCACCGGGCTACCCCGCCTGTCCGGACCACACGGTCAAGCGCCCCATGTTCGAGCTGCTGCAATGCGAAGACATCGGCATGGCGCTGACCGAAAGCCTGGCCATGACACCGGCCGCCAGCGTGAGTGGCTTCTACCTGGCTCACCCCCAGAGCACTTATTTCAACGTGGGCAAGATCGGCGACGACCAGCTGGCCGACCTCGCGCAGCGCAGCGCGGTGGCCGAAAAAGAACTGCAGCGCTGGCTGGCGCCGAACCTTTGAATCAGGCGCTCAGAAGCGAGCGCCGTTGTTCGCGCAGGAACGGCCGGTCGATCTGATCGGCCAGCAGCGCGGTGGTGGCGGCGCTCACGCCCAGTGAGTTGAAATGGGCCTGCCAGCCGTCCACCACCCGCGCCACGCGCCGGGCCTCATCAAGCGCCTCGCGATCACCCAGTCCGTACATGGCGGCCATCGACAGAGCGTTGTCCACGCGGCTGACGGAGCCGTCTTTCCCGACGTGCATCGACTGGTAGCCCAGCGCCTGACCTGCGGGCAGCACGTCGAAGGCCGGTGACAGGCGCAACTGCTGGGTGTCCTGCACCAGCAGAACGTGGTTCTTCTCGTGGTCGTCGGTGTTGTCGATCAGGATATTGAACACGAGCCGGCGAAACAGCTCGTGCATGTCGTGCCGCCACAAGCCGTCGGCCACCACACCGCGCCGACGCAGCAACTGGGCCAGCGCGGGGTAGCCGGGTTCGCTGCCCGCTGCGCGCAATGCCACGTGGGCCGAGAGGGCGTGAAGTCGCTGGCCCTGCGCGCGGTCAAAGCGTTCGATGGCCAGGGCGATGCCACTGGCCAGCGGCACCGGGCGCGTGGTGGCCACGCGGATGCCCGCCAACGCTGCGAGTGTCAGGCTGGCGTGTTCCAGAAGGCCCTCAAAGGAGCTGGCCTCGTCACCGAACTTCAGCACCCAGCTCTGGCCGTCGATGTCCACCAGGGCCTTGGGCCGTGCGCCGCCCATGGTGGCCCCCGGCGCGATCAGTCGGCGCTCAACCTCGTCCACTGATGCACCTTGTTGTACGCGGCGCACCAGGGCGTGCAGCGCCTGCGCATCGCCCAGCTGGGGCAAGGCCGGTGATTCGTGCGGCAGGTAGTGATCGGACGAGGTCGAAACACCGAGCGCGCCGAAGCGGTCGTCGCCGGTGAAATACAGCAGTTCCAGCAGCGACAGGCGCGGCGGGCGGTACAGCAGGCGGATCACGCGCTCGCCCCAGCGGTCGGGCCGTGCGTCGTCCACCGCACCGGCGGCGCAGTCCTTCTCGGTGGGAAGGTGTTCGCGGTCGATCAGGGGCAGGTCTTCGCTGAGCGCAAATCCCTGGCGCAACCAGTCGGGCGCGTAACGCAGCGACACGCCGCGCCCACCCATCACCAGGTGCAGCGAACCCACTCGCACCGGCTGCGCAGGCCGGCCGAGGTACCAGAGGTGAAGCGTGTCGGCCACGATGTAGGGAGAAGCCGTGCTCATGTCGACCCCGGCTTGCGCGACAGGCGCGCGCTGATGGAGGCCTGCGAGCGCACGGCGCGGGTGCGGCGTGCGGCGCGGATGTCGAGCTCCAGTGCGCCGGCATCTTGCTCGGGTGCGGCCAGATCGCCCAACGCCTGCGTGCGCCCGACCATCCAGAGCGCGGTGGCCAGAATGCCGGCGCTCACGCCCGCGTCACCGCGCTCCAGCCGGGCCAGCGTGGGGATCGAGACCCCCAGGCGCTGCGCCCATGCTCGCTGCGACTCCTGTCGGCGCACGCGTGCCAACGCGAGATGTTCACCGAGGCGAACGAGCGCCGCGGCTGCTTCCGGAGGCAGCGTTTGCAGTGAAGGTGAAGCCTTGGGCATCTTAAAACTTGTCAAAACGTTAATTACATGCAAGTTTATGTTGCTTTTAGGTTGGTGTGAACCTGCTCATGTACAAAGCGCCCAGCCGCGAGGCGACTTCTCAACCATCTGAACATTCCATGAAAACCCTCAACGCACTCCTCGATCACCCCCGCGCTGGCGTCCTCCTGCTGCGCTGGACCCTGGCCATCCTCATGATCTTTCACGGCTGGGCCAAGGTGATGGGCGGTGTGGGGGGCATCGAAGGCATGCTGGTGGCCAGGGGCTTGCCTGGCTACGTCGCCTACGGCGTGTACCTCGGTGAATTGATCGCACCGCTGTTCCTGCTCGCCGGTGTGTGGGTGGTGCCGGCTGCGCTGGTGATGGCGATCAACATGGCGTTTGCCGTGGCCCTGGCGCACATGGGCCACTTTCTCGACCTGGCTTCCAGCGGCGGCTGGCGCCTGGAGTTGCAGGCGTTTTTCTTCATGAGCGCGCTGGTGGTGGCGCTGACGAACCGCCTCGGCCCCAACCGGTGAGCCGGGCGGCGCGCTGTCAGACGTTCATGATCGAAATCGACCGCGCGTTCAAGTAAGCCTCCATTGCCTCCGGGCCGCCCTCCGAGCCGTAGCCCGAGTCCTTGAGGCCGCCGAACGGCATTTCGGCCGAGGGCATGGCGGGCATGTTCACCCACAGCATGCCCACCTCCACACGGCGCGCCAGCAGGTCCGCGTTTTTCAGCGAGCTCGTGAAGGCATAACCGGCCAGGCCGAACGGCAGGCGGTTGGCCTCGGCGATGGCCTCGTCCAGCGTCTTGAAGGTTCGCACCGCGGCCATGGGGCCGAAGGGCTCGTCGTTGAACACGCGCGCGTCCAGCGGCACGTCGGTGAGGATGGTGGGCTGCCAGAAGTTGCCGGCCTCGCCGATGCGTTCGCCGCCGGTGGCCAGCGTGGCGCCGCGTTCCACGGCGTCCTTGGTGAACTCGGCCATGGCCGTCACACGGCGCGGGTTGGCCAGCGGTCCCATCTGCGTGCCCTCGGCCGTGCCGTCGCCCACCGCCAGGCCGGCGGCGTGCTTCACCAGCGCGGCCGAGAACTCTTTGGCAATGCTCTCGTGCACGAGGAAGCGCGTGGGCGAGATGCAGACCTGTCCCGCGTTGCGGAACTTGGCACCGCCCGCGGTCTTCACGGCCAGCGCGACGTCGGCGTCTTCGGCCACGATCACCGGCGCGTGCCCTCCCAGCTCCATGGTCACGCGCTTCATGTGCTGGCCAGCCATGGCCGCGAGCTGTTTGCCCACCGGCGTGGAGCCGGTGAAGGTGATCTTG includes:
- a CDS encoding 7TM diverse intracellular signaling domain-containing protein, which translates into the protein MVMDAKANLTVDEVLALARNGLAKKLDQGVFSPGYSSAAYWFVVSLENGGSQPLERLLVFNPIWLDDLQATLVASNGAAQSAAGGDSVPFSQRAEAFRRVNFSLTVPPGGATLVVRAATSDPFFIGMELLDRDAFERLAASEALYFGLLYGGLLSLLLFNLMLFLTSREKTYLAYCVWLAAFLVMHATYNGHTFRWVMPESPQLYAWFSSIVIYVYSFFGLVFALVFLDLKNKLPAAHVWTLRLLAVLVLSFFVTMLGGYRAHVISAIAWVVIFGLGAFTLGWLSLQRRNKAAALYLCASTAGLVGSTFTALTVMSVLPFSEWTFRAVDIGILIDAIMLSLALSARIAQVQRLERLRRFFSPAVADKLLSATSEELYQPRHREIVVLFLDLRGYTAFTVKHGAEEVMRILGEFHAAMGKLVIEHEATLERFAGDGMMIFFNDPVEVSDPAKRAVVMAMQMQADFSRLNEIWGQRGYSLAMGIGIAQGMATIGAIGFEGRRDYAAIGNVTNLAARLCADAHAGQILVSSVVAREIEDEMPVTSVGALSLKGFSEPVPCYEVPQPSRNPAAQASGSSPQSMPDLHVEGC
- a CDS encoding sigma 54-interacting transcriptional regulator, producing MPHRTDPDHTGTDWHAQELLLMREVMKLVGRSLAPAFVLREMLHLMSELLGLNRGRMVLADQGHPGQARTASIRHAYGLTAGQVASGVYRWGEGITGRVLQTGLPAIVQDVDAEPLFLFRCVPRSQLPPQTVAFIALPIEVNGATIGVLACHRIRSRQRHLNDDLAVLRILATLAGQLLQLEQLVAEETRQLEERNAALARALDTSTARYGLIGRSPALLQALGELERVSQSQATVLLLGESGTGKELFARAVHLASGRHDQPFIKVNCSAIPETLFESELFGYERGAFTGANTARPGWFEQANGGTIFLDEIGELPLAMQSKLLRTLQEGTLVRLGGTRELKVNVRLVAATNRDLAREVQAGHFRQDLYYRLNVIPIRLPSLRERREDIRALALHFVNRANQAHERNVHLAPEAMARLEAHSWPGNIRELGNLIERLVLLTDHTRVTAVALERFMPESLTPLPATEPPPGLPLPAGNVREYQSARSHSTQTLKDALLRHHGNQTQAAQSLGLTLRQFSYRLRKAGLR
- the metH gene encoding methionine synthase, giving the protein MLLSGLEPLRIGSDSLFVNVGERTNVTGSKAFARMILNGEYEQALAVARQQVENGAQIIDVNMDEAMLDSKAAMVKFLNLIAGEPDIARVPVMVDSSKWDVIEAGLRCVQGKGVVNSISMKEGVDEFKRQARLVKRYGAAAVVMAFDEKGQADTYARKVEICERAYRILVDEVGFPPEDIIFDPNIFAIATGIEEHNNYAVDFINATRWIKQHLPGAKVSGGVSNVSFSFRGNDPVREAIHTVFLYHAIQAGMDMGIVNAGMVGVYDELEPELRERVEDVVLNRRADAGERLVEVAENAKGAAKDDSKKNEWRALPIRERLSHALVRGMNDFISEDTEEMWREIEAGGGRPLNVIEGPLMDGMNVVGDLFGQGKMFLPQVVKSARVMKQAVAHLLPYIEAEKLALQASGADVKPKGKIVIATVKGDVHDIGKNIVTVVLQCNNYEVVNMGVMVPCHEILAMAKAEGADIVGLSGLITPSLEEMQYVAGEMEKDAHFREKQIPLLIGGATCSRVHTAVKIAPHYSGPVVYVPDASRSVGVAQGLLSDQAAQYIAELNADYDKVRTQHANKKQVPLWPLAKARANKTPIDWRNFEPKKPRFIGKRVFKNFDLNEIVKYIDWAPFFQTWDLAGPFPDILKDEVVGEEARRVFSDGKRMLQRLIEGRWLSASAVVGLYPANSVNDDDIELYTDESRREVALTWHGLRQQAERFEVDGVMRPSRCLADFVAPKGVADDYVGVFAVTAGLGVEKKEKQFIDDHDDYSAIMLKALADRMAEGLAECMHHRVRTDLWGYAADEALSNDELIKEKYQGIRPAPGYPACPDHTVKRPMFELLQCEDIGMALTESLAMTPAASVSGFYLAHPQSTYFNVGKIGDDQLADLAQRSAVAEKELQRWLAPNL
- a CDS encoding type II toxin-antitoxin system HipA family toxin, producing MSTASPYIVADTLHLWYLGRPAQPVRVGSLHLVMGGRGVSLRYAPDWLRQGFALSEDLPLIDREHLPTEKDCAAGAVDDARPDRWGERVIRLLYRPPRLSLLELLYFTGDDRFGALGVSTSSDHYLPHESPALPQLGDAQALHALVRRVQQGASVDEVERRLIAPGATMGGARPKALVDIDGQSWVLKFGDEASSFEGLLEHASLTLAALAGIRVATTRPVPLASGIALAIERFDRAQGQRLHALSAHVALRAAGSEPGYPALAQLLRRRGVVADGLWRHDMHELFRRLVFNILIDNTDDHEKNHVLLVQDTQQLRLSPAFDVLPAGQALGYQSMHVGKDGSVSRVDNALSMAAMYGLGDREALDEARRVARVVDGWQAHFNSLGVSAATTALLADQIDRPFLREQRRSLLSA
- a CDS encoding helix-turn-helix domain-containing protein — translated: MPKASPSLQTLPPEAAAALVRLGEHLALARVRRQESQRAWAQRLGVSIPTLARLERGDAGVSAGILATALWMVGRTQALGDLAAPEQDAGALELDIRAARRTRAVRSQASISARLSRKPGST
- a CDS encoding DoxX family protein, with protein sequence MKTLNALLDHPRAGVLLLRWTLAILMIFHGWAKVMGGVGGIEGMLVARGLPGYVAYGVYLGELIAPLFLLAGVWVVPAALVMAINMAFAVALAHMGHFLDLASSGGWRLELQAFFFMSALVVALTNRLGPNR
- a CDS encoding NAD-dependent succinate-semialdehyde dehydrogenase → MTYPNTQLFIHGQWREAAAGETLAVFNPATGKEIGRVAHARQADLDLALDAAQKGFEVWRDKPPIERAKVMRAAAALMRERAGAIAALLTQEQGKPLAEAKGEAMAAADIIEWFADEGLRVYGRIVPSRGNLAMRQMVLKDPVGPVAAFTPWNFPINQVVRKLAAALATGCSMIVKAPEETPAAPAELVRAFADAGLPPGVLGLVYGTPSEISSYLIAHPVIRKITFTGSTPVGKQLAAMAGQHMKRVTMELGGHAPVIVAEDADVALAVKTAGGAKFRNAGQVCISPTRFLVHESIAKEFSAALVKHAAGLAVGDGTAEGTQMGPLANPRRVTAMAEFTKDAVERGATLATGGERIGEAGNFWQPTILTDVPLDARVFNDEPFGPMAAVRTFKTLDEAIAEANRLPFGLAGYAFTSSLKNADLLARRVEVGMLWVNMPAMPSAEMPFGGLKDSGYGSEGGPEAMEAYLNARSISIMNV